TGGCGGGCGTGTTCGCGCGGTTCTGCGTTGGCAAATGACGTTCGTGAAACGGTTCGGCCTGCCCGGCGGTATGCCGTCGCAGCATGGCCGATGCGATCGGTTGGCTGTGGTGCTGTCTCGCGTGCTGGGTGATCGGCGACATCGCGACATGGATCGTGCTGTTCATCGCTGCCTTCGTCGCCCATATGGACGACGAAGACCGTGCCGGCGTGCTACCATGATCGGCGTTCCATGACCACCGTGCTGCGCGGCGACGACGCCGCGGTCATCGTCGTCGGCGGCGGACACGCCGGGCTCGAAGCGGCGCTCGCGGCCGCGAAGCTCGGCGCGGAAACGCTGCTCGTCACCGGCGATCCCGATCGCATTTGCACGCTCGCGTGCAACCCGTCGATCGGCGGCAGCGCGAAGGGCCAGCTCGTCCGCGAGATCGACGCGCTCGGCGGCGCGATGGCGGCCGTCACCGACCGCGTCTCGCTGCACGCGCGCTTCTTGAACGAATCGAAGGGGCCGTCGGTCCGCGCACTGCGCGCGCTCGCCGACAAGCCGAGCTACGTGCGCGTCGCAGCGGCGATGGTCGCCACGCAGCCGAGGCTGACCGTTGTGCGCGGAATGGCGGAGGATCTCGACGTCTCCGCCGGTGCCGTGCGCGGCGTCGTGCTCGCGGACGGCCGCACGCTGCGCGCCCCGAACGTCGTGCTCGCGACCGGCACGTTCCTCGGCGGAAAGACCTTCCGCGGCGACGAGGTTCGCGCCGAAGGCCGCTTCGGCGAAGCGCCGGCCGTCGGGCTGAGCGCCGCGCTGGCGCGGCTCGGCTTCCCGCTCGGCCGGCTCAAGACGGGGACCCCGCCGCGGGTCGACCGCACCTCGCTCGACCTGAGCATCATGGTGGAGCAGCGGCCCAGCTCCACGCCGCTGCCGTTCTCGTACGCCAGCCCGCCGGCATTCGCCGGGCCGCAGCTCTCGTGTTGGGTCGTCGATACCAACGATCGCACGCACGCGCTGGTCCGCGAGAACCTGCACCGCTCGCCGCTCTACGGCCTCGACCTCATCCGCGGGATCGGGCCCCGCTACTGCCCCTCGATCGAGGACAAGGTCGTCAAGTTTGCCCACAACCCGACCCACCAGATCTTCGTCGAGCCGGAAGGCTGGGACGAGCCGACGTTCTATGTCGGCGGGTTCTCGACGTCGCTTCCCGCCGAGGTCCAGCTGGCGATGCTGCGGACGCTGCCCGGCTTCGAAGCCGTGGTGATGCTGCGCGCCGGCTACGCCGTCGAGTACGACTTCGTCCAGCCGACCGAGCTCGACCCGAGCCTGGAGACGCGGCGCGTCGCCGGACTGTTCCACTGCGGCCAGCTCAACGGGACGAGCGGCTACGAAGAGGCCGCCGCGCAGGGGCTGATCGCCGGGATCAACGCCGCGCAGCGCGCCCATCGCCGTCCGGCGCTCCGGCTGGGGCGCGAGACCTCGTACATCGGGGTGCTGATCGATGACCTTGTGACACGCGGAGTAGACGAGCCGTACAGAATGCTTACCTCGCGCGCCGAGCACCGCGTGCTGCTGCGCCACGACAACGCCGACCTGCGCCTGACCCCGGTCGGCCGCGAGCTCGGCCTGATCGGCGACGAGGCCTGGGACGCCTTCAGCCGTCGCCGGAACGCGCTCGCGGCGGCGCGCCGCCACGCCGAAACGACCCGCGTCCCGCCGGACGCGGTCGCCGGAATCAGGTTGCCGGCAGGGTCGACCCTGGCCGACGCCCTGCGGCGGCCGGACGTGGCGATCGGCGACGTCCTCGACCGGTTCGGCGGTTCGGCCGACCCGGCGAGCGCCGCACGGGCGGAGATCGAGATCAAGATGGACGGCTACGTCCGACGGCAACAGCTCGCGGTCGACCGCGCCGCCCGCGACGAAGCCGTCGCGCTCCCGAGCGACCTGAAGTACGCCGCGATACGCGCGCTCTCGCTGGAGGCGCGCGAAAAGCTCGACCGCGTCCGCCCCCGCACGCTCGGCGCGGCCGCCCGGGTTCCGGGGATCACGCCGGCCGACGTCGCCCTCGTCAGCGTCCACGTCCACCGGCTCACGGCCGGGCCCACCGCGCCTTCACCGGCTGGCGCCGTCTCGGCTTGAGAGCGAGACGCCTCGGCTGACCTGATGCGCCCACCGGCATGACGCCGCTCCCGAACCCGGAGGCGCTGGCGACCCTGCAGGCGGCCGGCGTTCCGGGCGAGCTTGCCGTCCGGCTCGCGGTGTACACCCAGCTCGTACTGGACGCGAACCGCCGGGTGAACCTCACCGGCGCGAAAGACGGCACCGCGTTCGCGCGTCACGTCCTCGACGCGCTGACCCTGCAGGACGACGTCGTCGGTCCGTTGATCGATGTCGGCTCGGGAAACGGTCTCCCGGGGATCCCGCTCGCGCTCGCGACCGCCGCCCGGGTGACGCTCTTGGAGCCGATCAAGAAGCGCGCCGCCTTCCTGCGGGCGGCGCTGGGCGCGCTGGCGCTGGGGGGCGAGGTCGTCGCCGAGCGCGCCGAAGAGGCGGCGCGCGATCCGCTCTACCGCGAACGCTTCGCGACGGCGACGGTGCGGGCGGTGGCGAGCGCTCCCACGGTTGCCGAGCTGGCCGTGCCTTTTCTCGCCGTCCGCGGCCACGCGCTCCTCCAGCGCGGAAGCCTGGAGCCGGCCGAGCGCCATGCGGTCGCCGACGCGGCGCTCGTCCTCGGCGCGGAGCTCGTCGAAGAACGCGTGCTCGACGGCGAGCGGCGCATCCTCGTCCTCGAAAAGCACACGCCAACAAGCCCTCGCTTCCCGCGAAGGAACGGTATCCCGGCAAAGCGCCCGCTTTGCACCTGACCGCCGCGTTTGGCGTCAAACAGCGAGGAGCCGCTTAGCGATCAGGTGCTCACCTTGCTTTGCCAAGGAATCGATGTTTGGCGTCAAACATCCCCCGTCCGGAGCGGGTCCCGCCGCGCCGACGACGATGACACGCCGCCGCCGGTCGCGAACGGAGACCGCCGCGTGCGCCACCCTCTCGACGACGTCCTGATCGCCGCCTTGCCGGCCGCCGAGGTGTACGCCGTCGGCGGGCGCGTCCGCGACGAGTTCCGCGCCGTCCTCGACGGGATCGAGCGGCCGCCGAAAGACCTGGACTACGTCGTCACGGGCATCCCGCTCCCGGAGCTGCTGGACGCGTTGCGGCGGGTGGGCCGGGTCGACGTCGTCGGCGCCTCGTTCGCGGTCGTCAAGTTCAAACACGGCGCCGGCGAGGCGGACATCGCGCTCCCGCGCCGCGAGCGCTCGACCGGGGTCGGCCACAAGGAGTTCACGATCGAGTCCGGGCCGGAGATTCCGCTCCACGAGGACTTGAGGCGGCGCGATTTCCGGATGAACATGGTCGCGCGGCGGATCGCCGACGATCAGATTGTCGACCCCTACGGCGGCGTCGCCGACATTCGGCTCGGGCTGATCGACATCGTCGCGGAGGCCGCCTTCGAGGAAGACCCGCTGCGGATGCTGCGCGCGGCGCAGTTCGCGGCGCGGTTCGGCTACGAGCCCACGGAGCGGACGCGGGCGGCAATGCGCGCCGCCGCCCCGCTCGTCGCGACGGTCTCGGCGGAGCGGGTCGGCGAGGAGATCGGCAAGCTGTTCACGGCTAGCACGCCCTCGGCCGGGCTCGAGATCCTGCGCGCGACGGGGGTGCTGGGGCACCTGTGGCCCGAGCTCCTCGAAGGGCTGGGGGTCGACCAGAACGAGTGGCACGCGTACGACGTCTACCGGCACAACCTCGCGACGCTCGACGCGGCGCCACCGGGCGATCTGACGCTGCGCCTTGCGGCGCTGCTGCACGACGTCGGAAAGCCGCGCACGGCAGCGCCGCGGCCCGACGGGCGCGGAAATACGTTCTACCAGCACGAGCACGTCGGCGCCGAGATGGTTCCCCCGATGCTGGCGCGGCTTCGGCTCCCGAACGACACGGTCGATACGGTGGCGCATTTGGTCCGGCAGCACATGTACGCGGCCGATGCGGAGGCGCAAGACCGGACGCTGCGGCGGTTCGTGCGGCGGATCGGCCCCGATCATCTGGCCAGGCTGTTCGCGCTGCGGCACGCGGACATCGAAGGGTCGGGCCTGCCGAAGCGCGAGGGCGAGAACGAGCGGTTCGAGGCCCGCGTCGCGGCGGTGCTCGCCGAGCGGCCGGCTTTCCACGTGCGCGATCTGGCGATCGGCGGCGGCGACGTGATCGCGCTGTTCGAGCGCAAGGGGCTTGCCGCGTCAGGATTTCGCGGAGACAAGCGGGTCGGAGAGGTGCTGAGCGCGCTCTTCGAGGAGGTCACCGACGACCCGTCTCGGAACGAGGCGGGCTTGCTCGCCGAGCGTGCTGAACGCTACATCGACGAGCATTTCTCCGCGTCCGGATAGGTTCGGCTGTTGTCCGCGGTAGTTCCAGCACAAAAGACGGCGCGCGTCCTCGCGATCGTCAACCAAAAGGGCGGGGTCGGGAAGTCGACGACCGCCGTCAACCTCGGCGCGTCGCTGGCGCTGCTCGGCCGGCGCGTCCTCGTGGTCGACATCGACCCGCAGGGAAATACGACGACAGGGGTCGGGGTCGACAAGCGCGCGGTCCAGCGCGACGTCTACAACGTGCTGCTCGAACGGGTCGCGCTCGCCGACGTCGTGCGGCCGACCGAGGTCGAGAACCTCGCGATCGCGCCGGCGACGCTGAACCTGGCCGGCGCCGAGGTCGAGCTCGTCTCGGCGCTGCAGCGCGAGAGCCGCCTGAAGGCGGCGCTTTCGCCGGTTCTGCCCGACTACGACGAGATCTTGATCGACTGCCCGCCCTCGCTCGGGCTGCTGACGATCAACGCGCTGACCGCGGCGCACGAGGTGATCATCCCGGTGCAGGCCGAGTACTACGCCCTCGAAGGGCTCAGCCAGCTCGTCGCGATCGTGCGACGCATCAAGGAAGGGCTGAACCCGGACCTCGCGATCCGGGGCGTGTTGATCACGATGTTCGACGGACGTACCAAGCTGGCGACCGAAGTCTTGGAAGAGGTCCACCGCTACTTCCCGGACCGCGTCTTCCAAACGCAAATCCCACGGAACATCCGGCTCTCCGAGGCGCCCTCGTACGGCAAGCCGGCGATCCTGTTCGACGTGAAGAGCCGCGGCGCGCAGGCCTACCTCTCGCTGGCGCGCGAGCTGGCGTCGTGACGAAACGCGGCCTGGGGCGCGGGCTCGGCGCGCTGCTCGGCGAGGGCGGCACCGCCGACGTGACGGCCGCGCCGAAGCGCGAGGCCGAGCGCGACCTGCGGCACATTGCGCTGGCGAAGATTCGTCCGAACCCGCGCCAGCCGCGGCAGAGCTTCGACGCGGCGTCGCTCGACGAGCTGCGCGCGTCGATCGCGGCGTTCGGGGTGTTGGTCCCGGTGATCGTGCGCGAGCGCGGCGACGGCTTCGAACTGATCGCCGGCGAGCGGCGGGTGCGCGCCGCGCGCGCCGCCGGGCTCGAGACCGTGCCGGCGATCGTGCGCGCCGCCGGCGACCGCGAGTCGCTCGAGGTCGCGATCATCGAGAACTTGCAGCGAGAGAACCTGAACCCGCTCGAAGAGGCGATGGGCTTTGCGCACTTGATGGAAGCGCACGCGTTCACCCAAGAGCAGGTCGCCGAACGCGTCGGGCGCAGCCGGCCGGCGGTGGCGAACGCGCTGCGGCTGCTTTCGCTCTCCGATGCGATCAAACAATACGTGCGTGACGGAAAGCTCAGCGCGTGGCAGGCGAACACGATCCTCTCGCTGCCCGTCGAGCGGCGCGAGGCGATCGCGCGCCGCGCGGTCGAGGAAGGGCTCTCGGTTCGCGCGCTGACCGCGCTCGCACGAGACGGCGCGCCGAAACGCGCGCGCGCGAACGTTCCAGCGCAGCGCACGAGCGGCGACGACGAAGAGTTCGTTCAGAAGCTGCGCTACAGGTTTGCGACGCACGTGCGCGTCGTGCCGCACGAGCGCGGCGGCACGATCGAGCTGCGCTACAGCGATCCGTCCGATTTGATTCGCATCGTCGATTTGCTGCTCGGAGAAGCTCCGTGAGAACGTTCGCGCGCGCCGCGTGCGCGGTGCTGGGCATTGCGCTGCTCGGAGCCGCGCCGGGGCAGCAGCTGCGCTACGGGCCGGTGCCGCGCAACGCGCAGACGGCGACGGTGCAGCGCTACGTCGACGCGTTGCGCAACAGGAAGTACGACGCCGCGTTCGCGCTGCTCGCCGACGACGAGCGCAAGTACTTCGGCGACGCCGCGGGCTACCGCAGCGTCTTCGACGCCGACGGCTTCGCGCTCGAGTCGGCGAAGATCGTCGGCGCGCGCGGCGACGACCGCGGCCGCGTCTACTTCGTGCGCGAGCGGGTCGGGTTCGTCGACCACGCCAACGACAAACGCACCGAGATCGACGCGACGGTTCCGCTCGGTGTGCTGCCCGAGCACGGCGCGCTGCACGTCAAGGATCCCGGCAAGCCGTACCGCGCGTTCGCGTCGTCCTCGAGCGCCGAGAGCGCGAAGCTGCGCGTCACCGTGAAGAAGGTCGGCTTCTTTCCGGGCCGCGTCGACGTCGTCGTCACGTTCGCGAACCTCGGCGACGGCTTCGTCACGGTGCTGCCGTACGGCAAGAGCGTGCTGCGCGACGACCGCGGCGGCGTGTACCGCATCCTCGCGACGAAAGACTGGTCGGTCACCGACAAGCGCCTCTACCAAGGCGTCCGGCTGGCGCCGAACTCGCAGTACACGGGCTCACTGGCGTTCGAGGCGCCGCGCTTCGGCGACCTCAAACGGTCCTGGTCGCTGACCGTCGCGCCGCAGCTGCGCGACGGCGCCGACCTCCCGTTCGACGTCACCGTTCTGATCGCGCCGCAGCCTTAAGCGATCTTAAACGCCGCCCATACCGGTCGAGAGAGGAACCGTCTTCCGGGCTACGGAACGCTCGCACCGCCCGGCGGCAGATCGAAAGCCGGGGCTTTTTCCGTTCTCACGGGAGTCGCATCCATGCGTCGCATCGTCCGAACCCTCGCCGTCCTGGGCGCCGTCGCGCTGAGCGCCTGCAGTGGCGGCGGCTCGGTCCTGAACTTCGACGGCAGCGCGAAGGGGGACCGCGTCATCCTCACGGTTCAGGCCCCCTCGAACATCGCCCGCGTCGTGCCGGGCGGATCGCTGCCGATCAGCGCCGTCACGGTGAGAGGCTCGGAGAACGGCTTCGTCAACTCGAACCGGTACATATGGAGCGCCGCGCTCACCACCGGCCTGCAGTATCCGGCCTTCGAGCTCGGCCAGACCAAGCCGTGCGCAAGCGTGACGCTGACCGTGCCCGGCCCGGTAACGACGCCGCTGGTCGCCGACTTCAGCCTGTACATCACGATCGACCCGACGAACGAGGCGAACATCTTGTTCTCGCCCCCGCCGGTGATCCCGGTGCCGCCGGGGCTACCGGCAGGTTCGGTCGTCAATCAGGCCGCGGCGAACTTTCCGTACTGCGTGGTCGTCAGCGCGACCAACATCGACAGTAAAGCGGTCGGCTCGATCACCGTCGCCGTGGTCAACCCGCTGGCGCCGACCCAGTAGCGGGGCCGCTTCGCATGACCGGCACGAGGAGCGGTGACGCTCCTCGTGCGCTTTTGCGGGGCGTCTACGCGCTGGTCGATCCGGATCGTGTCGAGCCGATCGCGTTCACCGAGGCGCTGCTGCGGGCCGGCATTCGGCTGATCCAAATTCGCGCGAAGTCCGGGATCGACGGCGCGACGCTGGTCGCGCTCGCCGGCCGGGTTCGCGCCGCCGGCGGGGTGCTGATCGTCAACGACGACGTCCGGCTCGCGCGGCTCGCCGACGGCGTGCACCTCGGCCAAGAGGACGCGGCGGCGCTCGACCTGCCGGCACTGCGCCGCGCGCTCGGCTCGCGGATCATCGGGCTCTCGTGCGGGACGCCGCAGGAGGCGCGCGCCGCCGATCCCGCGCTGGTCGACTACCTCGGCGCCGGACCGCTGTGCGCTTCGCCCTCGAAGCACGACGCCGGCGAGCCGATCGGCGTGCGCGGCGTGCGCGCGGTCGTGCGCGCGACGCGGCTGCCGGTCGCGGCGATCGGCGGGATCGGGCCGGCGACGATCGGGCAGGCGGCGCAAACCGGGGCGGCGATGGCGGCCGTCATCTCGGCGCTGATCTGCGACGATCCGGAAGCGGCCACGCGCGATCTGCTCGCGCGCTGGAACGCGGCGCGATGACCGTCGTCGCGACCGTCGGCACCACGCACCCGCTCGGGTTCGCCGGCTTGGGGTTCGCGCTGCTCGCGCTCGCGGACGACGGCGTGCGCCCGGTGTGCGTCGTCGCCGGCGTCAGCGCGCAAGACGCGACGAACGTGCAGGCGCGCAGCGCGCTCGGCGCAGCGGTGATTCGCGCGCAGTTCGACGCGCTGCGAGCTGCGAATCCCGGCGCGTTTCACGTCGGCGCGCTGCTGTCGGCGGAATCAGTGCGCGCGGTTGCCGAATCGCTCGCGACATTTCGCGGCGTCCCCGTTGTAGTTGATCCCGTCCTGGCCGCATCCGGCGGCGACGCGCTCGCCGACGACGCGACGCGCGCGGCATTGCGCGACCTGCTCTTTCCGCGCGCGACGCTGGTGACGCCGAACTTGTACGAAGCGAGCGCGCTGCTCGGCCGCACGATCGACGACGTCGCCGCAATGCGTGAAGCGGCAGTCGCTTTGCGCGCTCTCGGCGCGGCCGCGGTGCTCGTCAAAGGCGGTCATCTCGGCGGCGTGCCGATCGACGTGCTCGCCGAAGCCGACGTGGTCCGCGAGCTTCCGTCGGCGCGCGTCGAAGGCGACGTCCGCGGGACCGGCGATCTGCTCGCGGTCACGATCGCCGCCTGTTTGGCGCGCGGCGCGACGCTTCCCGAAGCGGTCGAGCACGCGCGCCGCCGCGTGCGCGAAGCGATTGCGCGCGGCGTCCCGTTCGCCGGCGCGCGCGTCGCACCGCTCCGCGACTGAACGCTCGCGCAGCCACGAACACTCGCCGTGAAAAAAGACCGCCGCAGCGCGCGACGGTCTTTTTCGATTCGGCCGGCGGTTGCCGTTTTAGCGGTACGACGAGCGCTGCGACTGGAAGCAGTCGCGGCAGTAGACCGGCTTGTCGCCGCGCGGCTGGAACGGGACCTCGGCCGCCTGTCCGCAGCTGCTGCAGGTCACGCTGTACATCTCGCGCGCGCCGCCGTAGCCGCCGCCCGAACCGCCGCGGCCGCCGCCGCCGGAATATCCGCCGCCGTTGCCGCTGCCCTGGCGCGCATTTTTCCGCGCGGTGCGGCAGTCGGGGCAGCGGTTGGGTTTGTTCTGAAAGCCTTTGGTGGCGAAAAACTGCTGTTCGCCGCTGGTGAAAGTGAACTCTGCACCGCAGTCGGTGCACGTCAGCCGTTCATCGGAATACAAGCGAGTCAACTCCTATGCGTGGGCCTGGTTTCGACTCGCCGAGTTCCTGGGTGTGGTGATGCCACGAGAAACGGGACCGCGCGGGGATCGAGACCGGTCAAATATGCGTGGATACTACCACGCACCCTGGTAGCGCGCAAGCCAGCCGAACGGGCCGCATGCTGCCGCAGCAAATTGTGCGATAGCGCAGGTTTCCTCGCACGAATTGCGGATGACTCAGCCTGCGGTGTAGCGCGGGATCGCTTCGCGAAGCTGGTCGAGCGCCCAGCCGATGTCGTCGAGCGAGGCGGCGTACGAGAATCGCAGATAGCCCTTGCCTGCAGCGCCGAACGACGACCCGCCGAGGCACGCCACCCCGGCATTCTCCAGCAGCCACTTCGCCAAGTGCTTGTCGTCGCTCGCGACGCGCGAGACGTTGGGGAACGCGTAGAACGCGCCTTCCGGCAGCGTGCACGAGACGTTCGGGATGCGGTTGAGCCCGGCGACGATCGCGTCGCGGCGCTCGCGGAAGATCGCGTTCATCCGCTGCACCGGCGCGTCGTCGCCGGTCAGCGCAGCGATTCCGGCGCGCTGCACGAAGGTCGCGACGCACGAGAACGTGTTGTTGTTGAACAGCGTGACGGTCTTCGCGATCGCTTCCGGCGCGATGCAGTAGCCGAGCCGCCAACCCGTCATCGCGTACGCTTTGGAGAAGCCGTCGACGATGATCGTGCGCTCGCGCATCCCGTCGAGCTGCGAGATCGAGTGGAAGTAGTCGACGTAGCGGTTGCGCGAGTAGATCTCGTCGGAGATCACCAGGAAATCGTGCTTTTGCGCGAGCTCGGCGATGCGCTCGAGATCCTCGCGCAACAGCACGCCGCCGGTCGGGTTGTGCGGCGAGTTGATGACGAGCGCTTTCGTCTTCGGTCCGACCTTCGCGGCCAATTCGTCGAGATCGAGCCGCCAGTTGCGCGACTCGAGCAGGTGGACCGGGACCGGCTTCGCTTCCAAGTAGCTCGCCGCGGACGCGTACGCCGGGTAGGCCGGATCGGCATAGACGAGCTCGTCGCCCGGATCGAGGATCGCCGAGAGCAGGTTCCAGATGATCGGCTTCGCGCCCGCGCCGACCACGACGTTCGGCGGCTCGTAGGCCGGGCTCAGCCCGCGGTAGCGGCTGGCGTAGGCGGCGATCGCTTCGCGCAGCTCGGGGATTCCGGCCGAGGGCGAGTAGTGGCTGTAGTTCTCCTCGATCGCCCGGATGCCGGCGCGCTTGATGTGCTCAGGCGTGTCAAAATCGGGCTCGCCGATCTCCATGTGGACGACGCGCCGCCCGGTCGCCTCGATCGCTTTCGCGCGGGCCAGTACTTCGAAAGCCGACTCGCTGCCGATACGAGAGATGGCAGCACAAAGATAGTCGGCGTGGTGAGCGATCGTCGTCATGAGAAACCTGCAAGCGAGGTCGGCGACGCGGGATCGCCGAACGGGGCGGAACTGATGCGGACCCTGACGGAGGCTTTCGCGCCGGGCGCGCCGTCGTTACCCGAAGGGCTACGAACGCTGGTCGTTTCTCCCGACCGTTCGGTCGAACCTGGGACGACCGTCCGTGCAACGTTCGCATTCTACAACTTCGGCGGCGCGGCGGCGACGGGGCTGCGCGTCCGCTTCAACTTGCCCGAAGGGCTCCGCTACGTCCCGGGCAGCGTGCGCGTCGACGACCGCCCGCTCGATGACGCCCGCGGCGAGACCAGCCTGCTCGCGCCGAACGGCGCCGACGTCGGCGAGGTCCCGCCCGGGGTCGAGCGGCGGATCGGGATCGCCTACGTTGTCGCGCCGACGATCGAGAACGGTGCGGTGCTCGAAGTCCAGGCGGCGCTCGCCAGCAACGAGACGGAGGTCATCGGCTCCAACGTCGTGCGGCTGACCGCGGTCAGCGCGCCGCAGCTCGAGAACCCCGAGACCGTCGCCGCGCTCGAAGCGGTCCGCGTCGCGGAGCCGGGCGAAGAGGTCGTCGCCGCGGCGCGCGTCCGCAACAGCGGGCACGCCACCGCGCACGACGTCGTGGTCGTCCTCCCGGTCCCCGACCGGACCAGCTACGTCGAGGGGAGCGCGCGGATCGACGGCCGCGAGGCGGCGATCGACGAGCGCGGGGGCGACCCCTTCGGCTTCGGCAACGCAACGATCGCCTCGCCGGCGCTCGCCGCCGGCGCGACGCTGGTCGTCGAGTACCGCGCGCGAATCGACTCGCCGCTAGACGACAACACCCGCATCGTCCTGGGCGGCGCGGTCGCCTCCGCCGAGACCGCCGAGTTCGAGCTGCACCGCGCCGAGCTGACCGTCCGCAGCGCGAGCCGCTTCGACACCGAGGCGACCCGGCTGGTCGTCGATGCGCCGAACGAGGTCGAGCCGGGCCGCCGCGTCCGGGTCGGGGTGATCGCGGAGAATGCGGGGACCTGCGCGGCTGAGGCCGTCTCCGTCCGGCTCACGCTGCCCGAAGGGCTGCGCTACGCGCCCGGCTCCCGCGCCGTCGACGGGCGCTCGGTCAGCGAGAGCGAGCCGCCGGGCGCCTTCGTCTTCCCGCGGATCGACGCCGGCGGCCGGGTCGAAGCCGCGATCGACGCCTACGTCGTCTCGCCGGCGGTCGACGGAACCCCGCTCCCGATCGCCGGCTCGCTGCGCTGGTCGACCGGCTCCCGCGCCTTCGAGCGCACCCTCACCGTCCGCTCCTCGCCGCGCTTCCTGGAGGCGCGCAACGTGCTGGCCCTCGACGGGCCGGCGCAGGTCAGCCCGGGGAGCGAGGTCCGGGCGACGATCCGCATCGCCAACGACGGGACCGCCCAGGCGACCGGGGTCCGAATTGCGATCGAGGCCGACGCGGCGCTGCAGTCGCTGCGCTACGCCGACGGCGGCGGCGAGGCGCGGGTGCAGCCGGCCGGGATCGACGTCGGGACGCTCGCGCCGGGCGCGAGCCGCAGCTTCACCCTGACCGGGACCGTCGCCTCGCCGATCCCCGACCGCTCGGCGATCCGGCTGCGGGCACGGCTGGAGAACGACCAGACGCCGTCGGCGGCGCTCGGCCAGCTCGAGCTGACCGTCCGCTCCCGGCCGCGCTTCGCGCCGACGAGCTCGACGATCGCCTATCCGGCCGGCGACCCGCTCCGGCCGAGCGGCCACGGCGACGTCCAAGTCGCCGTCGTCAACGAAGGGACCGACGTCGCCCGCGACACTCGGCTGCAGCTCGAGGTCACCAGCGACGCGCGGCTCGAGGCGGTCGACGGCGCGACCCGGGTCGGCACGACGCTGCTCTTCGGCGACGTGCCGCCGGGCGGGCGCGCGGAGGCGACGATCCGCCTGCGGCTGGCCCGGCTGGTCGCCCGCGGCACGGTCATCACCGTGAACGGCCGGCTCGAGGCGGTCGGGCTGCTGCCGCTGGCGCTCGCGCCGGTGACGATCCCGACGATCGCGGAGCCCCGGTTCGACGAGGGCGCGACGCTGCGCACCCAGCCGGCCGAGACGGTCGACGCCGGCGAGCCGCTGTTCGTGCGGCTCGCGGCCCGCAACACCGGCGACGGCGCGGCGAGCCGGCTGGTGGTCCGCGCCGCGCTTCCGACCCACACCGCCTACCTGCCCGGCTCGACGCTGGTCAATGACGTCCCGCTGCTCGACGTCGACGGCGGTTCGGTGCTGTGGTCGAAGGGCGGGCTCGTCCTCGAAGACGTCGACCCCGGCGTCGAGGTGCTGGTCCGTTACGGGACGATCGTCAACACGCCGCTGACCGCCGGGACGCTGGTCGACTCCCACGCGGACCTGACCTGGGACGGCGGGGCGACCGTCGCGATTTCCTCGCCCTCAGTTCGCGTCCGCTCGACGCCGGCGTTCGCCGTGCGGGCTTCGGGGCTGCCCTTCTCCGTCGCGGGGGTCGCGCCGCGGACCGCCGACGTCCTGCACGACATCGCCGAGCAGCGCCGCGCCGCGCAGGTTCAGCTCCCGCCGCCGCCGGTCGCCCTTCCGCCCGCCTCGGTCGGCGAGCCGCAGGCCGCGGCCCCGGCCGCGCCGGCGCCGCCCGCCCCGCCCCAGCGCCCGGCGTTCCTCTACGACGAAGAGGCGCTCGAAGCGCGCTTCACACCCGCCCCGCCGCGTCCGACCGAGGCGCCGCCGGTTCCGCCGCCGCCGGCCGAACCGCCGCCGGCTCCGCCGCCGCGCGCGCCCGAACCGCTGGCGCAGGCGCCCGCCGTGGAGCCCCCGATTGCGGAAGTTCCTCCGGCATCCCCGGTCGCCGAGCCGGCGATGCCGGACGCCGACGTCGCGGCGGGCTCCGTCGCGGCGCTCCCCGAGGAGCCGGAGCGCGTCGACCACGTGGCGCACGCGGCCGCGGATGCCGTCCGGGAAGCTGCCGCGCCGGCGGCGCCCGCCGCTCCCCCGCCGGAGGTCGCTCCAGCGCCGCCGAGCGTCACCGCGCCGGCTGCTCCCGAAGCCGTCGTCGCGCCCGA
This genomic stretch from Candidatus Eremiobacterota bacterium harbors:
- the mnmG gene encoding tRNA uridine-5-carboxymethylaminomethyl(34) synthesis enzyme MnmG: MTTVLRGDDAAVIVVGGGHAGLEAALAAAKLGAETLLVTGDPDRICTLACNPSIGGSAKGQLVREIDALGGAMAAVTDRVSLHARFLNESKGPSVRALRALADKPSYVRVAAAMVATQPRLTVVRGMAEDLDVSAGAVRGVVLADGRTLRAPNVVLATGTFLGGKTFRGDEVRAEGRFGEAPAVGLSAALARLGFPLGRLKTGTPPRVDRTSLDLSIMVEQRPSSTPLPFSYASPPAFAGPQLSCWVVDTNDRTHALVRENLHRSPLYGLDLIRGIGPRYCPSIEDKVVKFAHNPTHQIFVEPEGWDEPTFYVGGFSTSLPAEVQLAMLRTLPGFEAVVMLRAGYAVEYDFVQPTELDPSLETRRVAGLFHCGQLNGTSGYEEAAAQGLIAGINAAQRAHRRPALRLGRETSYIGVLIDDLVTRGVDEPYRMLTSRAEHRVLLRHDNADLRLTPVGRELGLIGDEAWDAFSRRRNALAAARRHAETTRVPPDAVAGIRLPAGSTLADALRRPDVAIGDVLDRFGGSADPASAARAEIEIKMDGYVRRQQLAVDRAARDEAVALPSDLKYAAIRALSLEAREKLDRVRPRTLGAAARVPGITPADVALVSVHVHRLTAGPTAPSPAGAVSA
- the rsmG gene encoding 16S rRNA (guanine(527)-N(7))-methyltransferase RsmG — protein: MTPLPNPEALATLQAAGVPGELAVRLAVYTQLVLDANRRVNLTGAKDGTAFARHVLDALTLQDDVVGPLIDVGSGNGLPGIPLALATAARVTLLEPIKKRAAFLRAALGALALGGEVVAERAEEAARDPLYRERFATATVRAVASAPTVAELAVPFLAVRGHALLQRGSLEPAERHAVADAALVLGAELVEERVLDGERRILVLEKHTPTSPRFPRRNGIPAKRPLCT
- a CDS encoding HD domain-containing protein, giving the protein MRHPLDDVLIAALPAAEVYAVGGRVRDEFRAVLDGIERPPKDLDYVVTGIPLPELLDALRRVGRVDVVGASFAVVKFKHGAGEADIALPRRERSTGVGHKEFTIESGPEIPLHEDLRRRDFRMNMVARRIADDQIVDPYGGVADIRLGLIDIVAEAAFEEDPLRMLRAAQFAARFGYEPTERTRAAMRAAAPLVATVSAERVGEEIGKLFTASTPSAGLEILRATGVLGHLWPELLEGLGVDQNEWHAYDVYRHNLATLDAAPPGDLTLRLAALLHDVGKPRTAAPRPDGRGNTFYQHEHVGAEMVPPMLARLRLPNDTVDTVAHLVRQHMYAADAEAQDRTLRRFVRRIGPDHLARLFALRHADIEGSGLPKREGENERFEARVAAVLAERPAFHVRDLAIGGGDVIALFERKGLAASGFRGDKRVGEVLSALFEEVTDDPSRNEAGLLAERAERYIDEHFSASG
- a CDS encoding ParA family protein, which produces MSAVVPAQKTARVLAIVNQKGGVGKSTTAVNLGASLALLGRRVLVVDIDPQGNTTTGVGVDKRAVQRDVYNVLLERVALADVVRPTEVENLAIAPATLNLAGAEVELVSALQRESRLKAALSPVLPDYDEILIDCPPSLGLLTINALTAAHEVIIPVQAEYYALEGLSQLVAIVRRIKEGLNPDLAIRGVLITMFDGRTKLATEVLEEVHRYFPDRVFQTQIPRNIRLSEAPSYGKPAILFDVKSRGAQAYLSLARELAS
- a CDS encoding ParB/RepB/Spo0J family partition protein, translating into MTKRGLGRGLGALLGEGGTADVTAAPKREAERDLRHIALAKIRPNPRQPRQSFDAASLDELRASIAAFGVLVPVIVRERGDGFELIAGERRVRAARAAGLETVPAIVRAAGDRESLEVAIIENLQRENLNPLEEAMGFAHLMEAHAFTQEQVAERVGRSRPAVANALRLLSLSDAIKQYVRDGKLSAWQANTILSLPVERREAIARRAVEEGLSVRALTALARDGAPKRARANVPAQRTSGDDEEFVQKLRYRFATHVRVVPHERGGTIELRYSDPSDLIRIVDLLLGEAP